The following nucleotide sequence is from Trifolium pratense cultivar HEN17-A07 linkage group LG2, ARS_RC_1.1, whole genome shotgun sequence.
TTGTGGAATTACAACATCAAAAACATGTCATTTTCGGATATATATCAACTTTACGCTCTTCTTTTTGCTTTCTATGCCGTTGGAGACAAGCATTTGAAGCATATATGATTGATTAATTAGTCATTATCATTAATCAATTAGCAATCACAAGTTTAATTCATATTTTCTGCTATGgttcaataaaattaaagaccaaatatatattctttctatattgcATCTTAAAATGAAGATTAAGCATAAATTAATTTCGATTCTTTTATTCCTTACGTACTAGAACCATTTTAAGTGGTCCTGTTCTTTTGCAAGGAATGCTGCAATCTTATCCATCAATTTTTAATGCTTCGACTGCAAGGTTTATAATGAACAAtatgaaacataaattatttcttttctaCTGTATAATTTTCAAGTTATACacaccaaaaacaaaaagcattgaacaaaaaaaatgtacaagAAAGGAGTTTCACTCTATCAACCAGATATATCACAGATGACGTTCCCCCCAACAAAGATTAAGTCGTTCCGGAAAATTCAGATTGACCAAATATCAACATGTCAAGTTAACAATCACCCAACCTCCCTCGGCAAAACAAACTCAACCCCTAACCACCTAAAAATAGAGTACCAGATCGACGAACCCAAGTCACACCATAGGAACATATGCACAGCTGACTCAACTATAGTTCCacataaaaacacataaagtaTTAAGAGGAATATCTCTAATAACATGACTTGAGAAGAGGTTTAGACGGGTCAGAATTCTATCTTGAATGAGTTGTCAAGAAAAGACAATCACGTTAATTAAAAGGTGCCAAAGACTTCCAAACTTTTGCCaatacattcattattttgagaTAGCCAACAGAAACTGAATGTTTGAGATGGCCAAAAAAACTATTGTTGGAAAACATTCATTATTTTGCTCCTACTTTTTACTGGTTTATTATTTTGCATGAGTTATTAATTTttggtgaagaaaaaaatgactcatttatataacttataaaaCATTAAGAACTGttaaattgttataaaaaaatgaaatataaatttttttataagccaaTTGAGCTagaaatatactaacaagaccTACTCATTGCACTTGGTGTGCTAtgaataggaaaaaaattacgatagaatccaaaaacaaattaaatctaaaaaagaCAATACAAAAAACGTGCAACCTTAGAATATCTCAATACCTAGGACCCAAATACTAATAGAGCCAACCCAAACCCAATGCCTCCACATTAATTCGGAAGGAAACGCTAGCCAACAAATCTCTACACTACTCCATTGAACGGTTTATTTTGGAGGGTAAAAATAAGAGATGAGATATGataattgtattatatatatcatGTTTCAATTTAATATTTGACGAGGCAGCAAAATATGATGTTTCTATagttataagtttttttttttttttcaagtagtttagtagttAGAAATTCTACCTTTAAGGCGAATAAGTGGGATGACTGGAGTTCGAATTTCGgtccctacatatataatgcaatattctgccaactgagctaaagcTTTAGCTCACGGGACGTTAAAAGTCTTATTCTAAAGTctaaaaaaacatataacaGTAGTGTAAATGAGatggaaaaaatataattgttggAACAACAAGCAACTGATCATCAACATGGCCATGTGGAGTAACTTTGGAGCCTAGAATGAAATTTCTCATACAAAATtattgtaaaataaattatttataattattttaattaatatttttaacttttgaattgtaaaattattaatcgaagtttataataaatttttaacacaaataaataactaaaaataattttatttatttttttgtcaaataactaataaacaGAATTTTCCGAGATATATTAAGTATTTCAATAATTTGTGCCCAATATAATAGtagtaaaaaattaatcatCGTGAAGTTGATGAAAATGGGGCCTGTTAGCTAGGCTATTGCCTTAATTGCCCTGTCCTACCCACAGGTCTCccttttcattaaattaaataaatttaaatgaggagcatataattttcttttgaaaaataccATGTGgttgataaaataaaagtacacatatttgttttatttcaaatattgggttcttttaactttttatttttattccaaaattttggttcttttaacaaaaccaaaatataattaatgatgttttaccatttgtacccttacaaaaactaaattatttattaaataaaatttttttctttcttaataaagtaagggtaaaaataaCTTcatgttctggactgggcctaGAAGCCCAAGTACTAAGAAATCACGAGTAAAAGCTGTCGAGCAACGCCCAGTAAGAGGCTGCTCGGCAAACCAACGGTCAAGATACATATGCGTATCGTAACGGTTGTTCccccggaatgatgagcattaactgctcatcaAGGCTTTTAAGCCGTTTttcggcagccacttgatggccattaatgtcATTAAGGGGTCTTGActcagcgctgggggctatatatatatatatatatatataagactcTTGCCATTTCTCAAGGTATGTATCATTAGCACACGAAAACCTTCACTCGACTCTTACttacttgagcgtcggagtgtctgcaggtacacaacccctcTCCGTTTCAACAGGGGTTTACACGAGCAAACGCCGCCGCGGTCGTCCTCTCTGATTAGGTAAGATCACTTAACTtatcaatatttattatttcttaatctaTGTGCAAAACTCTAAAAGTATTAAAAATTCATGAAGAAGGGAGTAACATTCTTTTCGATTTTTCTTAATTTACATTTtagcaatttttttctttcttattctgCTTTTGGATttggtatttataaaaaataattacaccctctttaatttcaattattgtttttatgtagAGGAAAGAAGCAACTGcgaaaaaaataactaaattaaatacaaaggaAGGTAGTCGTCACCAATGAATCAACCAATGAATTAGTAAGAAGGTAAGTTGAAAGAGTGGTTGGGCACGCCTCCAAGAGATCAAGTCTCCTTCATATCATGCTTCAGTTTAGCTAACAAGTTTGCACAACTATTACCTTCTCTCAAAGGATCGATGATAGAAAGTCAAGAGGCAAGGATAATCATTAACCTCTTGATTAGTTCAATATATAACATGTTCATAAATTAAGGTGAGTTGTAGGAACTCCTTCCTACATAAAATTCAAAGTCGGTTAACAATATGATTCACACTCAACATGCCAAAAACCGTTATTCCAAGCCATTTGGAGACCGTGCAATAGCACTTGCAACTCTGCATTTATATTTGTAATGATATCACAACTGTCTGAGAAACCCAATAACCAATTATCATTAGTGTCTCGGATTAAACCTCTGAAACAAAAGTGTCCCAGGTTACAGAGTGAGCTACcatcaatatttaatttaacgGCTGAACCTGTATGAGGTTTCCAAGCTATCATACGTGTCTCCTTGTGAGTGTTGGCCGAACCAAAACACTTAACATTTGCTTCATATGTTGTGAATTAATGAGATTCAAAACATTTACATTATATTTGTTTTGATAGATTTATGAGAGAGAAATAAAGATGAGAGAAATAACAAAATAAGGTATTTCTTTAGTTTggatgaagagagaaataaggaGAGAGGGAAATTTTTTTAGGTGGGTCTCTTGCCAAAATAAATCTCTCCTCAATAGGTGGGATCTGTGAGTTGAATGAGTGGAGAGATGCAGTTTCCCACGATGTTTTTCTCCTTATTTTTGTTGAGTTTTAATAttcaactatattttttatattatttttaaatatgaatgataaattagtctttttcatttttattaatttctctctaTCCATATTTATATTCACCCTCTTCTATAtttctattcatccaaacaatATAGAATTTTCACTCAActtctctcttatttctctcttcactatttctctctttcttatttctttGAACATCCAAACATAATGTTAGTCTGCCCAcaagttgtaaaaaaaaaaacactttattGTGAGCTctttaaataaactaaaatatataaaaagaaatattgttCATCCTTCACATAAGCAAAATGTTTAATCCACCCATAACAATTAGACATCAAGAAGTTGTGAGAAATATACACCAAGTTTAAATTCTTAAGAAGAAATTAGCTTCACATTCACATTCAAGAGTAAATAACAATAAGATGTCTACATTGTTTTTTCTTGAATAAAATCATAATGCACGTATCATAGACATGTGTTGGAGTAATTtagttttgacaaaataaatgaattttttttaccgGCAATAAAGATAAAGAATTGTTTTAGAAATTGATGCTCGACTATTTTCATTTATCGCATCATCCACCACGTTGTGGCAGGAAAAGAGTATAAATGCACCGTGAAATAATTTGCACATGAGTGTGTCCCGTGATTTCCGTAATTTTCTATcactataatatattttttgtcgcaacaaaataaagaaagaacaacaaaaagaaagaaaataccAAATTAGATCTGTCTCGAGCACTTAAATAATTATCTTTTGATATATATGagtatttaaataatttactaAACGGTTTTAGtataaaagaaggaaaaaattaCTAAACGCAGTAAAAACATTACTAAACGACTTTATCTCAtatcttatatttaaatttgataattaaataaaatattgaattcaaataattaataaattattttaaaatgaattattcGACTTTTAACAAATATTGAGCATATGAGCTCAAAAACATTTGTTAAGAAATCAtattagtttttcaattttaactaatactttagttttcaaattcttaattattttttaaatattttaattaatactcCAAGAGTTCTAATTAACAAAATCCTTTAAATCTAGTCTTGAGAATGCAGTTTTCTCGAATCAAAGTATTTGTTTCTACAATTGCATAAAGAGAATATTTCGttcccacaaaaaaaaagtttaaatatcaTTTCCGTCTTTGTATATTTGCGAATTTTTGATTTTAGTACCTGCATGTTTTTTTGTTGCATATACATCTCTAAATGTGCAAATACATCTCTAATTAGCTACCAATTAATTATAAACACAGTTATTTTTTAACGGGAAACACTAAAACCAACAAAATTTCCATGTTCAGAAAtatatttgcaaaaaaaaaaaaaaaaaaatacaggactaaaatcaaaaacTCACGAGGCAGTAAAATGAtattaaaacacaaaaaataaaaataaaagactcTTTAAATATTGGAAAACAACGGCAAAGGCAATTCTTTTTTGACAGAAAGAACAAGGAGGGCCATTTTCATCTTCAACTTTGGTCTTACTAACtttcaatatataatatatatgttatcTGTAGATTTAATTTCTCCGACAATGGCCAGGGGGGAAACACACTGTACAAGCAATCGCAATTTACAATGACAGTGACTACCGTTAAATAATTTCCTTCCATTTCCCATCTGCCCTTCACATCTTCTACACCATCAAAGACATCTTTCCGCCGTACCAAACaggacaaaagaaaaatatcttattcaaaaacaaaaccctCACTAACacatcattttcatttaaacCAAATCACACTCTCTTTGAGTCTTTTTTACACTATATTCTTATTATACAAACAGATTCGCTTTGTAATGAAATCAAAAACACATAACGGAAACGGTTACGCTACCGAGAATGGCGGATGTGGTGGTGGAAGTAGTAGCTCACCAAGTCCACCGCGGTCTCCGCCTCGTCATTCCGCCGGAGTTTTGCATTTAAGGAAGAAATTACGGCGGACGAAGTCACTGTCGGCAGGTATTATTACACGGCGGAGTCTCCgatacttttttcttcttccggTGGTTTACCTCTCTGGTCTTCTTATGTGTGTTGGACCGTTTCCTTTCACATTGTCTTCTCTCATCGGTTACGCTCCTCTTCCTGGTTCTCGTTATCGGAGTCATGAGGTTTTTCAGAAGCTTTGGAATGAAATCGATTCTGATAATTCCTCTTTCATTGAGGTGAGTGGAAGTGAAATTAAGCGTAATGTACAATAATCACGCGCGCATAGgaaaaaattatgaaacaaaCGTGAATTTGAAAGAGTTAATCGAAAAAGGAAAGTTAGGTATTGGATTATTATGGAGCTGATTTCGTGTTACAAATCTTGTTTGGTGAATaattttgcttttgtctttggtgctatttaaaattttgttgttttgttgatattagtagtattaattagtattaattattaattaattaattaattaattatagatGTATGATGAATAATGAAATCATTGTTGTTCATAAACAGAactgatttttgtttgtttatttattttgcagTTGTCTTCTGTGTGGAAATACAAAAGGAAGTTAAGAGAGAAGAAGCCTTGTCCGAATTTGACATCTTTGCATCACGAACATTTTGGTATATAAactattttctcttttcttttgtttcacaAATCTATCTGTTAAGGTCGCCATAATATTGATGCTGATGCAAAATTTGGCATagtaatattttggattttgtttACTACATTAAGTTCATATACCAAAATATAGCTTGTGAATCATAAGCTCTTTTAagattattttcataagctccgTTGTAGAAACAGTTTATATAGACTTTTTTTGGAGAATTTTCCCCATTTCTACTTTGATCTTAACCTTATATGATAAGATGctattttagttatttattatttacCAAAATGCTCTCTAATATTAAATTTTCTCCAATCTAAGTGTCCCCTGGCCTGAATGGTTTTTTGATTGTCGAGGCCAATGGTGGTCTTAACCAACAACGCTCTGCGGTATGACGAAGTCTTTCATTTCCATTTATTTcggcagtttttttttttaattctacaGATGAGTTATTTTTTCACTGTTGTGCTTTTTAAATTGTGGTTATGTAGATTTGCAATGCTGTTGCTGTTGCTGGACTCCTGAATGCAATATTAGTTATACCTCATTTTGAATTTCACAACGTGTGGAAAGATCCAAGGTGAACaatttatctatttattatCTTTGGCTTTGAACCCTTAAAGACAGGTCTTAATAATTGTGCttgagaaattttttaacacaaaCATTGCTAGTGATTTAGTTAAGTTTCGTTGTTTGGTTTGTTTGTGTCAAAACATTACCACATTTAATAACTCAGTAACATGTGGTTGGGGGAAAAGTagtttatttgtttcttaatttagtaagtgtgtgtttgttttatattctttttaatgcaaatgaaattgaaatactATATGCTTTCTGATGCAATTGTTTATGAAGTGAAATTTTGTCTCCAAATAGCAGTagcaaatacattttttttttttacagtaagaATTAAATATGCTGTATAGTGAACTGTAGTATGGGGCTTAGTATACTTTATGCCTGGTTTCATTTCCGCAATCactatatatttaatttaatgttatttttttacagTGAATTCGGGGATATATATGACGAAGATCATTTTATATCCACACTTGATGGTTATGTGAAGGTGGTTAAAGAACTTCCTGAGGCAATAATGGAGAGACATAATTACAATATGACTAATATAACAAACATCAGAGTTGAAGCTTGGGCTCCAGTCAGTTATTACCTGGGAGTTGTTAATCCTATCTTGCAAAAGGAAGGGTAGGTATTGGACCACTTTGTTCTCATTTCTTATTCTCTATATTGGTTTTGGGGTGAACATGTACTGTGAATCCATATTGGGCAGTCAACACAACTTGGTTTTCagcaaaaaaattgatgaaagtAAGGAACTTTATTTTTGGCAAACTTATGCAGGGTTATTCGAATAGCTCCATTTGCTAATCGTTTGGCTATGAGTGTCCCTCCACATATACAATTTCTAAGGTGTCTTACTAATTATAAAGCATTGAggttttcttcttcaatatcatcACTAGCTGAGAATCTGGTTTACCGGATGAGTGAGAAGAGCTTAAGGACAGATGGAAAATATATTGCTGTGCATCTTCGCTTTGAGGAGGTACAGATTTTCATTCTATCATATCAAGAACTAGGTTTAGCTATATGCATCTCCAGGTCTCAAAAATATACAGGATTGAGTCAGTATTATGCAATGACTGACTAAATATACTAACATGCAGGACATGGTAGCATTCTCCTGTTGTGTATATGATGGAGGAAAGGCGGAGAAGTTGGAAATGGATACAGCTCGTGAAAAGGGGTGGAAAggaaaattcaaaagaaaaggtcGTATCATTGTACCTGACATCTATCGAGTCACTGGAAAATGTCCACTAACCCCTCTAGAGGTATTTTGTTTGCTTGCTGGTGCTTCTCAGTTCTTCAATTCgtttttgtttcttaatttaaaatctTGCCAGTCTCATGTCCTTAAGTTATTGACTTATTGATGAGAGACTGCCATTCTTTTTCTTAAATACATATTCCTGATTCCAATTGATCACGGTCTCACTATTAGTgcacatttttaattaatttttgttgaagaGCAGCATAATGGGATGAAAATGAAACTAATGTATGAAAGTTGAAAATTGTGAGAAAGCTGATATTACATTATGGAAGAGACTGATGTTTATTGCCTGTTGTTTTCCATAACTATGTAGGTTGGGATGATGCTACGTGGCATGGGATTCAGTAACAATACTTCAATATATTTAGCTTCTGGGAAAATATATCATGCTGAAAAATATTTGGCtcctttaataaaaatgtttccCAATCTATATACTAAGGAATCTCTTGCAACACCAGATGAGCTTGCTCCTTTTATGGTAAATATCTTTACTGGATGGAATATAATATAGACTTATGATAGAGACTTGGGTATTATGGGGTGCCCAAGTCCCACATTTAGTAGTATGGGATGCTCGGTGGAGTATTTAAGTGGCTTGGTTCTTCCTCCTTAAAAGCTAGCTTTTAAGGGAAGGTTCTCTTAGTGCATGAACACTTACCAATTTCATGCCTCATTCTTTCAAATTGGTTGGCTACAAGGCTCTTCagtttcttttttatgtttgtttatttttcttagcTTCGCAGCCAATACATGGAAGCATGTTAACTTATATTATTTAGAAGTTTCTTATCTGTAAATCCTCTGcagcatcaattttttttcttatttgtaatatttataGATGTTTTTATTTCTTGTAGTGACTAAATGAAAATACTTAGGCCAGTCAAAACGGTAATTGGAACCGGATATATGGATGTATGATTTATATGACCTTGCTATGAGAAAATTTGATAGCTAATGAATTGGACTCAGTGGCACAGAGTTGTAACAgcctttcattaaaactattAAATTTGGGTGTGAATTGGGCTTAGCAAGGTCAATCGGTACATTATTCTTTTTTGgattttatagtttattataCACAACACAAAGATTGCATTACTGGACAGGAAACATGAATATTGTAGTATTTATAATAATCAAGGATGTAATTAGCTTTCAATTCTAAAATAAAAGGATGTATTTGGCTTTGATTTGTGGTTCTCTCTTCATCCCAcattctcaatttttttgtttggcttGATGTTTAGTTGTAAGTACGTCTTTACTTCTCTTTTTGTGaggttaaatacaaaaaaattgatggGCAGGTTTAGTTATTCTTTCTTTAAGTGTGTgccttaattattttatttttttgaagcaacCAAAAGTGTATGCCTTAATATTTTTTGGGATTTTCAAATATGCTCTTATGCTTAGTTTCATCCTTCTTTAGGGCTATTCCTCCCAATTAGCAGCCCTGGACTACACCGTATGCTTGTTTAGTGAAGTTTTTGTTACAACTCAAGGTGGTAACTTCCCTCATTTTCTAATGGGTCATAGAAGATTCCTCTATGGTGGGCATGCCAAGACCATTATTCCTGACAAACGCAAACTTGTTGTTCTTTTCGAGAACACAAGTATCAGGtactatctctctctctctctctctctctctctctctctctctctctccatttaTTACTCCACTAAAACAATTTGAAGGATTTTGGggaatatttgattttaatccATATATCATTTTTGCTGTCTTGTTAGAAATATATTCTAAATTTAGTTAGATATAtgtatctaggatttatattataatttccAGTCTGTTCTATGAAATGAGTGTTAACTGATTGAACTTGAAGTTTCTCCTAGACATGAATAAGAGAACCTTTTTCTTTGAGAGAACCGAAATAAAATCAGAACAAAGTTGCCACTAAAAAAGGGGGCTATGAATAAGAGAACCTTAAGGTATGCACATGGTAAATTGAGAAACAGATAATAGTTGCTATTATATATCATCTTTTAACTAAAACAGGATACAGTATTTTTACGGTCCCGAATGTCGAACACACAAGATTGTTTACAGTTACTGGTTATACTCTTCATGGATTATCTCGTCAAATCAAAATTGTTTTGAGAAAGGTGTGATCAGTTAAGAATAGTAAAGGAGCAAAGATCGTGATCATGATTAATGATGTGGAATTCAAGAGGATAATAGCTAGGACTAGGCTTCACCTAATTGTAATCTCTTGACAATCCTACTTTTGGTAACTCTACTTTAATTGGCAGTATTGGTTAACTCACTCAAACAACGTTTAGAAATTAGACCACATAGCTTTGCCGACATATCCCCAGTTGGTTACCTATAGTTTTATAATTGATTGCGACATGGATTTTGCCAAAcaataactaaaaatattaagcTCAACAAATAACACCAATTTAAATAACCAAGAGAACACAGACCATAAATTAGGCTTCAATCATGATTCATGAGTTAGAATTCATCATTGCCCTATCCAAAGGGCTTAACAATGcataacaatattattttaaacaaaagCAATAATGTCAAGATCTTCAAAAATCATAATAAGTATAAAAGAAAGGGTTTAAGaatgtccccgtgagcttagctcagttggtagggacatcgcattatatatgcaagagtCTGGTttgaaccctggacactccacttattcaccttaagggtggaattctagccactaggctactttaCGAAAAAAAGAAAGGGTTCAAGAACAGAGTCTATTTAAATCTGAGAAAATAATTCCCTTGCAAtcaccttgaaaaacttataaatcTATCAAGATAAAAACTTTATCAAtttagtaaataaatattttaatattatatgatAATCTACAAATAGAAATATTGGCATAAGTGAGCCCATTCTTTATTTGTACGCCCATCAATTATACGAGTTTTATGCTTGGATATTATTACACTGTTTAATAACTATTACAAAATTTACTGTTGGATTAGTGATTATCGTTTTAATCATGTatgtaaatttttaaataaatctaaaatcatttgttaTGTCAATGAGATACGTAAAGATTAACATCGTTTAATAAAAGTGCGTATGTCGGTAATCTTTATGTATCCTCTGCATCTTTCCTATCAGAACCGAACAGAATAAGCTGTCC
It contains:
- the LOC123908603 gene encoding O-fucosyltransferase 10, with product MKSKTHNGNGYATENGGCGGGSSSSPSPPRSPPRHSAGVLHLRKKLRRTKSLSAGIITRRSLRYFFLLPVVYLSGLLMCVGPFPFTLSSLIGYAPLPGSRYRSHEVFQKLWNEIDSDNSSFIELSSVWKYKRKLREKKPCPNLTSLHHEHFVSPGLNGFLIVEANGGLNQQRSAICNAVAVAGLLNAILVIPHFEFHNVWKDPSEFGDIYDEDHFISTLDGYVKVVKELPEAIMERHNYNMTNITNIRVEAWAPVSYYLGVVNPILQKEGVIRIAPFANRLAMSVPPHIQFLRCLTNYKALRFSSSISSLAENLVYRMSEKSLRTDGKYIAVHLRFEEDMVAFSCCVYDGGKAEKLEMDTAREKGWKGKFKRKGRIIVPDIYRVTGKCPLTPLEVGMMLRGMGFSNNTSIYLASGKIYHAEKYLAPLIKMFPNLYTKESLATPDELAPFMGYSSQLAALDYTVCLFSEVFVTTQGGNFPHFLMGHRRFLYGGHAKTIIPDKRKLVVLFENTSISWNTLKDQMDDMLSESDRKGIMVPRVRKFNRKTSVYTYPLPECRCLQQSLENKTIDHSVDIPDYYNRTKA